In the Pararge aegeria chromosome 16, ilParAegt1.1, whole genome shotgun sequence genome, ATGTAAATGTTCTTAAAAATGAAAAGACTATAGATTTATTCCGTACACAATTAATGCAATAATCCTTActtccttacttatattataaatgcaaaagtttgtttattgGTCTGTGTGCCCTTCCTatacaccctaactaagcaaacaatcaacACAATTTTTTGCATAAGAGTTAGTTGAACGGACGGACACTTACATAGGCTACTtcttattccaggaaaacaaacagttcagacaggatttgtaaaaaactgtaataaatactgataaaggacataggcaacagctagttcataATGAACAATATCTTGGATATCACGTCCGCCTGTTCACTGGGACATTCACATTAACCCTTTACAGCAGGAACTGGTCTCCCATACTTATCAGTTCCTGCTGCATCATATATACAAATGACATGTAGCATTAAATAATTCTGGATTCTCATTAAAACCAACTCATGAAGGCTATAGCATTCCTCTCAAGCTATAACTAAGGTTGGACACAGCATCAGTCAACAACAAAGCAGTTTTCAACACAGTAATTTTAATTCCTTTGTcaagaattaatgaataaacttttaatgtcatttgtttttgaataaaaaattgtgCCTGTCTGATTTGAAACGAATGTTATGAGGGAAacatgcattttatattttatactagctcgTTTGTACAGTAACTGTTGTTTCCCCGCGACTTTGTTCCATAAAACTTCTTGAATTTATGCTATTCTTCTCAGTGATCCCCAACTCTCCGCGTAGTATCGCACGCCCGCGCTTATTGTTTCATTTAAGGGTCGAAGTGATACATTATGTTGACCTAGTGTATAGAACTGTCTGTCTTTTactacattatcatcatcatccgcagcatattaacgtcccactgctgagcGCACGCCTCGTCTCATGACTGTTTTATAGCATAGGTCCACCGCGCTGTTCCTGGTTTGGTCGGCTACACCATATCAGTatctagtaggtacatataacaGAACGCCAAGTCATAACATAAcaggtaggtacatacatacGCACTCTGAGGAATAaggaaacaaaataaagtttttgagTTTAAAGAATCCTGTAATGACGTAAGAAACAATATGTTTCGTGAGTATTCGAAGCATCTTTCGACtcttgatttattaatttccgGCTGACTtacttatttgattttatttacatcttttaaattacaaaacattCATCGAAACGTCTCAACAAACACATGCACCACTAGACCCCATCAGCGCAGATACTTCGCCGCCCAGTCCACGCGCGGCGCGCCGCTGCCCACCGCGGTCGCTTCTGAAACGGCGACACACATCGTGAGCGGACTTCGCGCCCCGCGGACTACACCGCGAGGGTTCCGGCCGTACCTTGGCGCGCGCGCAGGGCCAGCGGGTGGAACAGCGTGGTGTCGATCCTCGCGCCCGCCACGTAGCGCGCGGCGCCCAGGTAggcggcggcggcgggcgcggggcgcgggggcgcggggcggggcggcgcggcgcggcccGGCGCGCCCAGTACGCTGCGGCcgcgcgcgcgccgcgccgGCGTCGCCACCTCGCCGCTGCGCGGACACACCGATGACACCATGTTATGCCGACATACGGCTTGGCttagtaaaaatgtttttctcAAAATGCTTCGAAAGAGCAACCTTCTACGAGATTGTCGAAATTTTGAAGCTCTTTAGTAAGCTACCGGCCGCTGAagttaactattaattaaaattgagcTCCTTCACCCAGCGGGACTCCACAtcgtaaaagacattttttctGCGGAAAACAATGAAATATCCCTTCAGCCAGCTTGATATCTTCTCGATCATTATTATATGACTTAATAGCTTACTTTTCAACTTTGATTCCTGTGAGTCAAAATTACAAGAAgcacttctaaagtggagtggtttttgatgcttcaatattggtCGTGTACTTGCACGTTGCCCGAGGTGTATATCATACATACCCCAGTATATCAGCAAAGCGGTCACGTAAAGGGGTAGGGGCTACTGGCTGTACGTTGGTAGACGCGGGAACAACTGCAGGGGCATTTTCAATCTCTGCACGGATAGTATTCCTTTAATGCAAACAGAACATATTGAATGTTATTTGAACACTTTATTACAGATCGAGTAGTCAGTCTATTTGGACTACATATACCTGCTCTCAAAACACCATTATACCCACTGTTAAGTGGTGGTATTTTCTTGttgacaaattattaaaaataaacgatattattgcCGCTACAGtacaactaataataaatttcaatgttGACTAGAATTAGcctgttatttaaataatcccAGTATAAACGAGTCTGTCATTCTTTCCAAAAAACTCGTACATCTAAAACATAGTAACTTTATGAGGGTTCATCATATAGTCTGAGAGTTAACGTTACATTCTAGACAGTGATGCTACGCCGACTTCTTATCATCTTTTTACAATAGCTCCCGAATGACGTAGGTACATGTCATACTGAGCTGAAATATCGTCAGCTGCTGCTTGTAAATAAACACCtagtttaaatacttattttaaagtaCGAAAACAGTCCGTCGTACCGTCAGCTGACGCAGTAAAGATACAGATTATTCGAGCAATGCATAGAATCTTtagggtttatttttaataaaacaagacAAACATATAGATGATAAAATGCATCATCTATATTTACTGCTGTGACTGGATATAAGACCACTGAACACCATTCACtatccaaaaatatttacgCACTCGCGATTTCATCGCTGGTGTCTTTGAAGTTGGAAGATACAGCTACTGCTGGCAAATTGCAAAAATCTGTCGGctgttatgtgtttttttactaaattagtAACAGGCACTTACTAGAATGATGATAATGCTTAGTAGTTACTGTACAATCCGGTACTGTACTGACCGTCTGGGCCGCGACGCCGGCGGCGGCAGCACGAGCGCGGCGCCGACGGCGAAATACGGAAACCTACACAGACGCAGTACAAATTAGAAAGCAGAATGCGGCGAGCGGTCGCGCCGCGCGGGCCGCACCTCAGCGCCTGCGGGGCGGACGGGCGCTCGGGCGGCGCGTAGCGCAGCAGCGCGGCCAGCAGCGCGGCGGCGGGCGCGCTGGCGCCGGCCACCACGCGCGCCAGCGGCACGCCCGCGCCGCCCGGGAAGCGGAAGCGCAGCGCGGCCGCCAGCGCCAGGCCGGCCGGCCACTGCGCCGGCGCGCCCAGCACGGCGGCGATGCGGTGCAGCTGGTCGATCTCCGAGCTGCCGGGGAACAGCGGCCGGCCCGTGTACAGCTCGGCCATGATGCAGCCCAGCGCCCACAGGTCGATGGGCGCGCCGTAGTGCGTGTCGTGCAGCAGCACCTCGGGCGCGCGGTACCAGCGCGTGGACACGTAGTCCGTGTAGGGCGGGCGCGAGCGCACCTCGCGCGCCAGCCCCAGGTCCGCGATCTTCACCAGCTCGGGCCCCGCGCACAGCAGGTTCTCGGGCTTGAGGTCGCGGTGGAAGAAGCCGTGGCGGTGCATGTGCGCCAGGCCCTGCAGCACCTGGTACAGAATGTTGCGCAGCACCGGCTCCGGGAAGGGCCGCTCGGCGTCGCGGATGAGCTGGTACAGGTTGCCGCGCATGTATTCGAACACGAAGTACAGCGTGTCGTTCTCGCGAATGACCTCGCGCAACTTCACGATGTTGGCATGGTTGAGCTTCTTCAGTGATTTTACCTCGCGAAGGTTCATAGCCTCGTCCCAGGAATAGTATTTCCGTTTCATGCGTTTGATGGCAACTTTCTCCCCGGTGTCGCGCCGCTGCGCCAGCGCCACGGAGCCGTACGTGCCGTCGCCCAGCTGCTGCAGCACCACGTAGCGGTTCATGGCGCCCGCCACAGCACCCGGCGCGGTGCCCTCCTATCTTAAACTGCTCGCCATCAGTTTCACGAAGATCACCTTGCCTTTTTACTAAAaagataacataaatacctaatatAATGCCTATAGCTGGTTCccaaatttttattcaataatattgGATTCGTTTGTTATTCTCCATTAAGAGCACCATGGTAACCATAACCAAAGTAAATAGATTCTAAATACTCATGttgtgtttgtatactcattgattcATATAATGCCTGCCATCTTATACCGATTCTTTACGTTGGCCAACATTGTGGACATTTTTCACTGACCTTTAATAAACTACGCTGaccgtagacagagaagtaaatagacgAATGGTTGGCGTGCCGCTTGTGAGACAGAGCATATTTGAGAAGTgttgccatacattttttttaccccGATTCTAAAGTCCCAGATTTCAGGTCTTCTAccacacttatagtttgttggtatttgtttattactatttgttccatacaaaatttatttatttatttccaacttacgactatttttacaggaattttccaaatgcactagcgtagatacttaTGCCTACCTACATACTAAACTTTATCAGTGTAGCAAAATGTATTCATATTCattcaaaatcattttacaatttaacaatcattgttctatcttgtgtgagatgaaagcggagcggctagcttccaggcaactttgtcattaacattataaatctatatatatacaaactaaaGATGATTTTATAGTAGGCTAATAAACAGAAAGtgtcataattatatcatcCAGCATATCTCCATACAATGAAAAATCAAAAGCTAAATTATTCACTGACCAGTGTTGGAACAGCGTTAGGATACAGAACCGTTAGCTTGATCTTTTTAATgaccatat is a window encoding:
- the LOC120630580 gene encoding serine/threonine-protein kinase ICK, whose translation is MNRYVVLQQLGDGTYGSVALAQRRDTGEKVAIKRMKRKYYSWDEAMNLREVKSLKKLNHANIVKLREVIRENDTLYFVFEYMRGNLYQLIRDAERPFPEPVLRNILYQVLQGLAHMHRHGFFHRDLKPENLLCAGPELVKIADLGLAREVRSRPPYTDYVSTRWYRAPEVLLHDTHYGAPIDLWALGCIMAELYTGRPLFPGSSEIDQLHRIAAVLGAPAQWPAGLALAAALRFRFPGGAGVPLARVVAGASAPAAALLAALLRYAPPERPSAPQALRFPYFAVGAALVLPPPASRPRRNTIRAEIENAPAVVPASTNVQPVAPTPLRDRFADILGGEVATPARRARGRSVLGAPGRAAPPRPAPPRPAPAAAAYLGAARYVAGARIDTTLFHPLALRARQEATAVGSGAPRVDWAAKYLR